In Nocardioides sp., the following proteins share a genomic window:
- a CDS encoding Rieske (2Fe-2S) protein, with the protein MSETAPHLGRRTALTGLAVAGLSGGALTACGSEETDTASDPTSPETTPASSADAGESQAPAGEALTKTADIPEGGGVIFQDQEVVVTQPTAGEFKCFSAICTHQGCLVSSVTETINCKCHNSTFALADGAPVSGLARMALEEKSITVDGDSIVLG; encoded by the coding sequence ATGAGTGAAACCGCCCCGCACCTCGGTCGTCGTACGGCACTGACCGGTCTCGCGGTGGCCGGTCTCTCGGGCGGCGCGCTGACCGCGTGTGGCAGCGAGGAGACCGATACCGCGAGCGACCCGACCTCTCCGGAGACCACGCCGGCGTCTTCGGCCGATGCCGGTGAGTCGCAGGCTCCAGCCGGAGAGGCACTCACCAAGACGGCCGACATTCCCGAGGGAGGTGGCGTGATCTTCCAGGACCAGGAGGTCGTGGTCACCCAGCCGACGGCGGGGGAGTTCAAGTGCTTCTCCGCGATCTGCACTCATCAAGGCTGTCTGGTCTCCAGCGTCACCGAGACGATCAACTGCAAGTGCCACAACAGCACGTTCGCGCTGGCGGACGGGGCGCCGGTGAGCGGCCTGGCCCGCATGGCGTTGGAGGAGAAGTCCATCACCGTCGACGGAGACTCGATCGTCCTGGGCTGA
- a CDS encoding glycosyltransferase family 2 protein: MTRETKAGASARPEMATSRVRLCAIARDEGAYLADWIFHHLYFGFDSIEIWVNGTSDTSIEILTRTQRHHPEVRYEVVDELLAQCVSEGRVFQHEAYERMARRARHDGFSHAAFLDLDEWWLARDFRTPIQDFLGRSGRRPSVVSFPWLMDVPDRNREPFRHAVLDAGAFQLDSHVKSVMSLDDRLGAISVHTARARGGRRLIRERFPREDGARQLGWSVVSSAWLASNSAAVPEAFVLHAAHRSQEEYVSGLAKGLRQTGRDISFKNTRGGFSPSVQPRLTWEVDARDSARYRERLDEFRRNADVNELTTAAELQSTRRYEAAMHRLRTEPDFLRAHVEALHGICDEGLDRAFPGWDVALNSWVDSAAIVGDRLEVTGWAFRDDRQGGIEFAIEAGPIETGQGVALAPLSCVSQSRPEVGNLFKGAPDECGFRLEFPALAAPLVLLMRLEGRTHWRRTPLSPLLSGEGGESL, translated from the coding sequence ATGACACGCGAGACCAAGGCTGGGGCTTCTGCGCGCCCCGAGATGGCGACATCGCGCGTGCGGCTGTGTGCCATCGCGCGGGACGAGGGCGCATATCTTGCCGACTGGATCTTCCACCATCTCTATTTCGGCTTTGACTCCATAGAAATCTGGGTCAACGGGACATCTGACACCTCGATCGAGATCCTGACGCGCACTCAGCGACACCATCCGGAAGTGCGATACGAGGTCGTCGACGAGCTGCTCGCCCAGTGCGTCAGCGAAGGCAGGGTGTTCCAGCACGAGGCGTACGAGCGCATGGCACGTCGGGCTCGTCACGACGGATTCAGCCATGCGGCATTTCTCGATCTGGATGAGTGGTGGCTTGCGCGCGATTTTCGTACGCCGATCCAAGACTTCCTCGGACGAAGCGGGCGGCGTCCGAGCGTCGTGTCTTTTCCATGGCTGATGGATGTTCCGGATCGAAATCGCGAGCCGTTTCGGCACGCGGTCCTCGACGCCGGGGCATTTCAGCTTGATTCGCACGTCAAGTCTGTGATGAGCCTTGACGACCGACTAGGCGCGATCTCCGTGCACACCGCCCGCGCGCGTGGCGGGCGCCGACTGATCCGCGAGCGCTTCCCTCGGGAGGATGGAGCGCGGCAACTCGGCTGGAGCGTCGTGTCGAGTGCCTGGCTGGCGAGCAACAGTGCAGCCGTGCCCGAGGCCTTCGTGCTGCATGCCGCCCATCGCTCGCAAGAAGAGTATGTCTCCGGTCTGGCCAAGGGGCTGCGGCAAACCGGACGTGACATCTCCTTCAAGAACACCAGGGGCGGGTTTTCACCGAGCGTGCAGCCTCGGTTGACGTGGGAAGTCGACGCTAGGGATTCGGCGCGCTATCGCGAGAGGCTGGACGAGTTTCGCCGGAATGCTGACGTGAACGAACTGACGACCGCGGCCGAGTTGCAAAGCACGAGGCGATACGAAGCCGCCATGCATCGATTGCGCACCGAGCCCGACTTCCTTCGCGCTCACGTCGAAGCGTTGCACGGAATCTGCGACGAGGGACTCGATCGTGCGTTTCCTGGCTGGGATGTCGCACTCAACAGTTGGGTGGATAGCGCAGCCATCGTGGGAGATCGTCTCGAAGTCACCGGCTGGGCGTTTCGGGACGATCGCCAAGGTGGCATCGAGTTCGCGATCGAGGCTGGACCGATCGAGACTGGACAGGGCGTCGCGCTGGCGCCGCTCTCGTGCGTTTCACAGAGTCGACCCGAGGTCGGAAACCTGTTCAAGGGTGCCCCTGATGAGTGTGGCTTCCGACTGGAATTCCCAGCACTCGCAGCCCCGCTCGTCCTGCTGATGAGGCTGGAAGGACGAACGCACTGGCGGCGCACGCCGCTCTCGCCTCTTCTTTCCGGCGAAGGCGGAGAATCGCTGTGA
- the uvrC gene encoding excinuclease ABC subunit UvrC — MPVSYRPEPGEIPTQPGVYRFRDRHGRVIYVGKAKNLRARLSSYFQDVAHLHPRTATMVATGASVEWTVVKTEVEALQLEYSWIKEFDPRFNVKYRDDKSYPWLAVTVGEEFPRVMVGRGAKKRGTRYFGPYSHAWAIRETVDLLLRVFPMRSCSNGVFKRHGQMGRPCLLGYIDKCSAPCVGEISADDHREIVEDFCDFVAGRTGAFTRRLEQEMYAASEALDFEKAARLRDDLGALNKALEKQAVVLADGTDADVIALAEDPLEVAVQIFHVRGGRIRGQRGWVADRADDSDTGGLVDNFLLQLYSAEPDAIPREVLVPALPPDHATFEQLLSDLRGSKVQIRVPRRGDKLSLQETVARNAAQALAMHKTKRASDLTTRNRALEEIAQALELPEAPLRIECYDVSNLQGTEVVASMVVFEDGLARKSEYRRFVIRGVDGQNDVASMHEVITRRFRRLLDESDSRTVTTEEGPMLVDPETGRPRKFAYVPALVVVDGGPPQVAAASDALAGLGLTQIPVCGLAKRLEEVWLPDDEDPVILPRTSEGLYLLQRIRDEAHRFAITHHRNRRSKSMVESMLDEVSGLGEIRRKTLLKHFGSLKKLRVATVEEIAQVPGIGLRTAAAIKHAVDARADIGKMSVNTATGEIEEG, encoded by the coding sequence GTGCCCGTCAGCTATCGCCCCGAGCCGGGGGAGATCCCCACTCAGCCCGGGGTCTACCGGTTCCGCGACCGGCACGGGCGGGTGATCTACGTCGGCAAGGCCAAGAACCTGCGCGCCCGGCTGTCGTCGTACTTCCAAGACGTCGCCCACCTGCACCCACGCACCGCGACGATGGTCGCTACGGGCGCCTCGGTCGAGTGGACGGTCGTGAAGACCGAGGTCGAGGCGCTGCAACTCGAATACTCCTGGATCAAGGAGTTCGACCCGCGCTTCAACGTCAAATACCGCGACGACAAGTCCTATCCGTGGCTCGCGGTGACGGTGGGCGAGGAGTTTCCGCGGGTGATGGTCGGGCGCGGTGCCAAGAAGCGTGGCACCCGCTACTTCGGCCCCTATAGCCACGCCTGGGCGATCCGGGAGACCGTCGACCTGCTGTTGCGCGTCTTCCCGATGCGCTCGTGCAGCAACGGGGTCTTCAAGCGCCACGGCCAGATGGGGCGGCCGTGCCTGTTGGGCTACATCGACAAGTGCTCGGCACCCTGCGTGGGGGAGATCAGCGCGGACGACCACCGCGAGATCGTCGAGGACTTCTGCGACTTCGTCGCCGGCCGGACCGGAGCGTTCACCAGGCGGTTGGAGCAGGAGATGTACGCCGCGTCGGAGGCGCTGGACTTCGAGAAGGCCGCGCGGCTGCGCGATGACCTGGGGGCGCTCAACAAAGCGCTGGAGAAGCAGGCCGTCGTACTCGCCGACGGCACCGACGCCGACGTGATCGCCCTCGCCGAGGATCCCCTCGAAGTCGCGGTGCAGATCTTCCACGTCCGTGGTGGCCGGATCCGCGGCCAGCGCGGGTGGGTCGCGGATCGGGCGGACGATTCCGACACCGGCGGGCTGGTCGACAACTTCCTGCTCCAGCTCTACAGCGCCGAGCCCGACGCGATCCCGCGCGAGGTGCTCGTGCCGGCACTGCCGCCCGACCATGCAACGTTCGAGCAGTTGCTCAGTGATCTGCGCGGCTCCAAGGTGCAGATCCGGGTGCCCCGGCGCGGGGACAAGCTGTCGTTGCAGGAGACCGTGGCGCGCAACGCGGCGCAGGCGCTGGCCATGCACAAGACCAAACGGGCCTCGGACCTGACGACGCGCAACCGGGCGCTGGAGGAGATCGCGCAGGCACTGGAGTTGCCGGAGGCGCCGCTGCGCATCGAGTGCTACGACGTCTCCAACCTGCAAGGCACCGAGGTCGTGGCGTCGATGGTCGTGTTCGAGGACGGCTTGGCACGCAAGAGCGAATACCGCCGCTTCGTGATCAGAGGTGTCGACGGGCAGAACGACGTCGCCTCGATGCACGAGGTGATCACGCGCCGATTCCGCCGCCTTCTCGACGAGTCCGACTCGCGCACGGTCACCACCGAGGAAGGCCCGATGCTGGTTGACCCCGAGACCGGTCGACCGCGCAAGTTCGCGTACGTCCCGGCCTTGGTAGTCGTCGACGGTGGCCCGCCCCAGGTGGCGGCAGCCAGCGACGCCCTGGCGGGGCTGGGCCTGACCCAGATCCCGGTGTGTGGCCTGGCCAAGCGGCTGGAGGAGGTCTGGTTGCCCGACGACGAAGATCCCGTCATCTTGCCGCGCACCAGCGAAGGCCTCTACCTGCTCCAGCGGATCCGTGACGAGGCGCACCGGTTCGCCATCACCCACCACCGCAATCGGCGCTCCAAGTCGATGGTCGAGAGCATGCTCGATGAGGTGTCCGGCCTTGGCGAGATCCGACGCAAGACGCTGCTCAAGCACTTCGGCTCGCTGAAGAAGTTGCGCGTCGCGACCGTCGAGGAGATCGCACAGGTGCCCGGGATCGGACTGCGTACGGCCGCTGCCATCAAGCATGCCGTCGACGCGCGAGCAGACATTGGCAAGATGAGCGTCAACACCGCTACGGGTGAGATCGAGGAAGGCTGA
- the rapZ gene encoding RNase adapter RapZ — MSQRNPGATGGELVVVTGMTGAGRSTAAKELEDLGYFVVDNIPPSLVRDVVRLVDESRGVEQPIGVVVDVRSGNFFDRLQAIIDQGQMGRRTSLLFLEASDDVLVRRQDAARRPHPLQGSGRLLDGLLRERKVLEGLRGNADLVIDTTNLNVHQLSKRIAEAFGSPKSVSLKVSVISFGFKYGIPVDADYVADMRFLPNPFWVPDLRPQSGKDAPVADYVMSQPGAAEFLEGYLPVLETVADGFLREGKRFMQVAIGCTGGKHRSVAMTEAIVARLKDRGYDTRAAHRDLGRE, encoded by the coding sequence GTGAGTCAACGCAACCCTGGGGCGACCGGAGGCGAACTCGTCGTCGTGACGGGCATGACCGGCGCCGGACGCAGCACCGCGGCCAAGGAATTGGAGGATCTGGGCTACTTCGTGGTCGACAACATCCCGCCGTCCTTGGTGCGTGACGTGGTGCGTCTGGTCGACGAGAGCCGCGGCGTCGAACAGCCCATCGGCGTGGTGGTGGACGTACGCTCCGGCAACTTCTTCGACCGACTCCAGGCCATCATCGATCAGGGCCAGATGGGCCGTCGTACCTCCCTGCTCTTCCTCGAGGCGTCCGACGACGTGCTCGTCCGTCGTCAAGATGCCGCCCGTCGCCCGCATCCGTTGCAAGGCAGTGGGCGTCTGCTCGACGGCCTGTTGCGTGAGCGCAAGGTGTTGGAGGGACTGCGCGGCAACGCCGACCTGGTGATCGACACGACCAACCTCAACGTGCATCAGTTGAGCAAACGGATCGCCGAGGCCTTCGGGTCGCCGAAGTCGGTCAGCCTCAAGGTCAGCGTGATCAGCTTCGGCTTCAAGTACGGCATTCCGGTCGATGCGGACTACGTCGCCGACATGCGGTTCCTGCCCAACCCGTTCTGGGTTCCGGATCTGCGCCCGCAGAGCGGCAAGGACGCCCCCGTCGCGGACTATGTGATGAGCCAGCCAGGTGCCGCCGAATTCCTCGAGGGCTACCTGCCCGTGCTGGAGACGGTCGCCGACGGCTTCTTGCGCGAAGGCAAACGATTCATGCAGGTCGCGATCGGGTGCACCGGCGGCAAGCACCGCAGCGTGGCCATGACCGAGGCCATCGTGGCGCGGCTCAAGGACCGCGGGTACGACACCCGGGCCGCGCACCGCGACCTCGGACGGGAGTGA
- the yvcK gene encoding uridine diphosphate-N-acetylglucosamine-binding protein YvcK yields the protein MDRRAVALGGGHGLAATLTALRALRDVGAVDEVTAIVTVADNGGSSGRLRGEFGVLPPGDLRMALAALCADDEWGQTWAEVIQHRFAGDGDLRGHALGNLLIVSLWELMGDHVRALDWVGRLLGSQGRVLPMAITPMDIRARVRGADPAAPDQVVDVRGQVAVAGTDGLIESVSLEPADPAACPEAVQAVLDAQWVFLGPGSWFTSVIPHLMVPQLREALERTQAKLVVLLNLAEQAGETSGFGPVDYLSALREHAPGLQVHTVLANIASVAEPDELAREAARMGACLVLADLEVPGEPRHDTSKLARSFGDLWA from the coding sequence GTGGATCGCCGAGCGGTCGCCCTAGGGGGTGGCCACGGCCTGGCGGCGACGCTCACCGCTCTGCGAGCCCTACGCGACGTCGGCGCTGTCGACGAGGTCACCGCCATCGTGACGGTCGCAGACAACGGCGGCTCGTCCGGTCGACTCCGCGGAGAGTTCGGGGTGCTGCCCCCGGGCGACCTGCGGATGGCGCTGGCCGCGCTCTGCGCAGATGACGAGTGGGGGCAGACCTGGGCCGAGGTGATCCAGCACCGCTTTGCCGGCGACGGGGACCTGCGCGGTCATGCACTGGGCAACCTGCTGATCGTGAGCCTGTGGGAGCTGATGGGCGACCACGTCCGTGCGCTTGACTGGGTCGGCAGGCTGTTGGGCAGTCAGGGGCGCGTCTTGCCGATGGCGATCACGCCGATGGACATCCGAGCGCGCGTACGCGGGGCGGATCCTGCTGCCCCCGACCAGGTCGTCGATGTACGCGGCCAGGTCGCGGTGGCCGGCACCGACGGACTGATCGAATCGGTGAGCCTTGAGCCCGCAGATCCTGCTGCGTGTCCTGAAGCCGTTCAGGCCGTGCTCGACGCGCAGTGGGTCTTCCTCGGGCCTGGTTCGTGGTTCACCTCGGTGATCCCGCACCTGATGGTGCCGCAGTTGCGCGAGGCGCTAGAACGTACGCAGGCCAAGTTGGTCGTCCTGCTCAACCTGGCCGAGCAGGCGGGCGAGACGAGCGGGTTCGGGCCGGTCGACTATCTGTCCGCCTTGCGCGAGCATGCGCCCGGTCTTCAGGTCCACACCGTGCTGGCCAACATCGCGTCGGTGGCCGAGCCCGACGAGCTTGCGCGAGAAGCGGCGCGGATGGGGGCCTGCCTGGTGTTGGCCGACCTCGAGGTGCCCGGCGAGCCTCGCCACGACACGAGCAAACTCGCGCGGAGTTTCGGCGATCTCTGGGCCTGA
- the whiA gene encoding DNA-binding protein WhiA has product MAMTAQVKAELAAIEVTKPCCRKAEVATMLRFAGGLHIVSGQIVVEAELDTGAAARRLRTDLQEIFGHSSTMVVVQGGGLRKGTRFIVRVVKDGEALARQTGLLDTRGRPVRGLPPAVVNGGNCDAVAALRGAFLAHGSLTEPGRSSSLEITCPGPEAALALVGIIRRLGVQAKPREVRGVDRVVVRDGDAIGALLTRLGAHEALLVWEERRMRREVRATANRLANFDDANLRRSAQAAVAAGARVQRAMEILGDEVPDHLRLAGDLRLEHANASLEELGQLHQPPLTKDAIAGRIRRLLGMADKRAEELGIPNTEASLTPEMFADDA; this is encoded by the coding sequence ATGGCGATGACGGCTCAGGTGAAGGCAGAACTGGCGGCCATCGAGGTCACGAAACCCTGCTGCCGCAAGGCAGAAGTCGCCACCATGTTGCGGTTCGCGGGTGGTCTGCACATCGTCTCGGGCCAGATCGTGGTCGAGGCCGAACTCGACACCGGCGCCGCTGCCCGACGGCTGCGTACCGACCTACAGGAGATCTTCGGTCACTCCTCGACCATGGTCGTGGTGCAGGGCGGGGGACTGCGCAAGGGCACCCGCTTCATCGTGCGGGTGGTCAAGGACGGCGAAGCACTGGCGCGCCAGACAGGCCTGCTCGACACCCGCGGACGTCCCGTACGAGGGCTGCCCCCTGCGGTCGTCAACGGGGGAAACTGCGATGCCGTCGCGGCCCTGCGAGGGGCGTTCCTGGCCCATGGCTCGCTCACGGAACCGGGGCGTTCGTCGAGTCTCGAGATCACCTGCCCAGGCCCCGAGGCCGCGCTTGCTCTCGTCGGCATCATTCGCCGGCTCGGTGTGCAGGCCAAGCCGCGTGAGGTACGCGGGGTGGACCGGGTCGTCGTACGCGATGGCGACGCGATCGGCGCGCTGCTGACCCGTCTGGGCGCCCACGAGGCGCTGCTGGTGTGGGAGGAGCGGCGGATGCGCCGCGAGGTGCGGGCCACTGCCAACCGGTTGGCGAACTTCGACGACGCAAACCTGCGTCGTTCGGCCCAGGCGGCCGTCGCGGCCGGGGCTCGCGTACAGCGGGCGATGGAGATCCTGGGCGACGAGGTTCCCGACCACCTCCGACTTGCAGGTGACCTTCGTCTGGAGCACGCCAACGCGTCGCTGGAGGAGCTTGGCCAACTGCACCAGCCGCCGCTGACGAAGGACGCGATCGCCGGCCGGATCCGGCGACTTCTCGGGATGGCAGACAAGCGCGCGGAGGAGTTGGGGATCCCCAACACCGAGGCCTCCCTGACGCCGGAAATGTTCGCAGACGACGCCTGA
- the gap gene encoding type I glyceraldehyde-3-phosphate dehydrogenase — protein sequence MTVRVGINGFGRIGRNFFRAVQASGADIEIVAANDLMDNKSIAHLLKYDSVLGVLKDDVSATDESITVGDKTIKVFAERNPADIAWGDAGADIVIESTGIFTDATKAHAHIDGGAKKVIISAPASNEDATFVMGVNHADYDPAKHHVISNASCTTNCLAPMAKPLSDELGIVKGLMTTVHAYTQDQNLLDGPHKDMRRARAAALSIIPTSTGAAKAIGLVMPELKGKLDGYALRVPTPTGSATDLTFEAGRETTVEEVNAIVKSAAEGALKGFLKYTEDPIVSADIVTDPSSCIFDSGLTKVIGNQVKVVGWYDNEWGYSNRLIDLTELVGKSL from the coding sequence GTGACCGTTCGTGTAGGCATCAACGGCTTCGGCCGCATCGGCCGCAACTTCTTCCGCGCTGTCCAGGCTTCCGGCGCCGACATCGAGATCGTCGCCGCGAACGACCTGATGGACAACAAGTCCATCGCCCACCTGCTGAAGTACGACTCCGTGCTCGGCGTCCTCAAGGACGACGTCAGCGCGACCGACGAGTCCATCACCGTCGGTGACAAGACCATCAAGGTCTTCGCCGAGCGCAACCCCGCCGACATCGCGTGGGGCGACGCCGGTGCCGACATCGTGATCGAGTCGACCGGCATCTTCACCGACGCCACCAAGGCGCACGCCCACATCGACGGCGGCGCCAAGAAGGTCATCATCTCCGCGCCCGCCAGCAACGAGGACGCGACCTTCGTGATGGGCGTCAACCACGCCGACTACGACCCGGCCAAGCACCACGTGATCTCCAATGCGTCGTGCACCACCAACTGTCTCGCTCCGATGGCCAAGCCCCTGTCCGATGAACTCGGCATCGTCAAGGGCCTGATGACCACCGTGCACGCGTACACCCAGGACCAGAACCTGCTCGACGGTCCGCACAAGGACATGCGTCGCGCCCGCGCCGCAGCGCTGTCGATCATCCCGACCTCCACCGGGGCGGCGAAGGCCATCGGCCTGGTCATGCCCGAGCTCAAGGGCAAGCTCGACGGGTACGCCCTGCGCGTTCCGACCCCGACCGGTTCGGCTACCGACCTGACCTTCGAGGCCGGGCGCGAGACCACCGTCGAAGAGGTCAACGCGATCGTCAAGTCTGCCGCCGAGGGTGCGCTGAAGGGCTTCCTGAAGTACACCGAGGACCCGATCGTGTCGGCTGACATCGTCACCGACCCGTCGTCGTGCATCTTCGACTCCGGTCTGACCAAGGTGATCGGCAACCAGGTCAAGGTCGTCGGCTGGTACGACAACGAGTGGGGCTACTCCAACCGCCTCATCGACCTGACCGAGCTCGTCGGCAAGTCGCTCTGA
- a CDS encoding phosphoglycerate kinase — translation MSGIESLGDVRGKRVLVRSDLNVPLDGTTITDDGRIRASVPTIKALSDAGARVVVTAHLGRPTGEPDPKYSLAPVAARLGELLGRDVSFATDTVGDSARATVAGLSDGDVAVLENVRFNAGETSKDDAVRAAFAAELAALADAFVSDGFGVVHRKQASVYDVAQILPSAMGGLVAKEVDVLRRLTVDPARPYVVVLGGSKVSDKLGVIDNLLEKADKLLIGGGMVFTFLKAKGFEVGKSLLEEDQVEVCRRYLDEAAERGVELLLPTDIVVDTAFPSGEREPQPQVVAADAIPADALGLDIGPESAAAFAAALADAQTVFWNGPMGVFETDAFAGGTRAVAQALTEAPGLTVVGGGDSAAAVRTLGFDEAAFGHISTGGGASLEYLEGKELPGIAVIEGN, via the coding sequence ATGTCCGGAATCGAGTCGTTGGGTGACGTACGCGGCAAGCGCGTGCTGGTCCGTTCGGACCTGAACGTCCCGCTGGACGGCACCACCATCACCGATGACGGTCGGATTCGCGCGAGCGTGCCGACCATCAAGGCGCTCTCCGACGCGGGGGCCCGGGTCGTCGTCACGGCGCACCTGGGTCGCCCGACGGGCGAACCCGACCCGAAGTACTCCCTTGCGCCCGTGGCGGCTCGGCTCGGCGAGCTGCTCGGTCGCGACGTCTCGTTCGCGACCGACACGGTGGGCGACTCGGCCCGCGCGACCGTCGCGGGTCTGTCCGACGGCGACGTCGCCGTGCTGGAGAACGTGCGCTTCAACGCGGGCGAGACCAGCAAGGACGACGCCGTGCGGGCTGCCTTCGCCGCTGAACTCGCCGCCCTCGCGGATGCGTTCGTCTCCGACGGGTTCGGAGTAGTCCACCGCAAGCAGGCCAGCGTGTACGACGTCGCGCAGATCCTCCCGTCCGCCATGGGCGGTCTGGTCGCCAAGGAGGTCGATGTGTTGCGTCGCCTCACAGTGGACCCGGCCCGCCCGTACGTCGTGGTGCTGGGTGGCTCGAAGGTCTCCGACAAGCTCGGCGTGATCGACAACCTGCTGGAGAAGGCCGACAAACTGCTCATCGGCGGCGGCATGGTGTTCACCTTCTTGAAGGCCAAGGGCTTCGAGGTGGGCAAGAGCCTGCTCGAAGAGGACCAGGTCGAGGTGTGCCGGCGTTATCTGGACGAAGCCGCCGAGCGCGGCGTCGAGTTGTTGTTGCCGACCGACATCGTGGTCGACACCGCGTTCCCGTCGGGAGAGCGTGAGCCGCAGCCCCAAGTCGTGGCGGCGGACGCCATCCCGGCCGACGCGCTGGGTCTCGACATCGGACCGGAGTCGGCGGCTGCCTTCGCGGCGGCGCTGGCGGACGCTCAGACGGTGTTCTGGAACGGGCCGATGGGCGTCTTCGAGACCGATGCCTTCGCCGGGGGCACCCGAGCCGTGGCGCAGGCCCTCACCGAGGCCCCTGGTCTCACCGTCGTCGGTGGCGGCGACTCGGCGGCGGCCGTACGCACTCTCGGATTCGACGAGGCCGCGTTCGGCCACATCTCCACGGGCGGCGGCGCGTCCCTGGAGTACCTCGAGGGCAAGGAACTGCCCGGCATCGCCGTGATCGAAGGGAACTGA
- the tpiA gene encoding triose-phosphate isomerase, whose product MARTPLMAGNWKMNLNHQEAVALVQKLAWTLSDKRHDYAKAEVVVIPPYVDLRSVQTLVDGDNLQIGYGAQDVSEHDSGAYTGEVSASMLAKLGCSYVVVGHSERREYHNESDALVSAKAHKAYDAKMIPIVCVGEGLDVRKAGEQVAYTLAQVDGSLAGFSAKDVASLVIAYEPVWAIGTGEVATPDDAQEVCAAIRERVREVHGDEAADSVRVLYGGSVKAANVAAIMAQPDVDGALVGGASLQVDEFGGICRFYDLPVL is encoded by the coding sequence ATGGCTCGCACGCCGCTGATGGCCGGCAACTGGAAGATGAACCTGAACCACCAGGAAGCGGTGGCACTGGTCCAGAAGTTGGCGTGGACGCTTTCCGACAAGCGCCACGACTACGCCAAGGCCGAGGTCGTGGTGATCCCGCCGTACGTCGACCTGCGCTCGGTGCAGACGCTCGTCGATGGCGACAACCTGCAGATCGGGTACGGCGCGCAGGACGTGTCGGAGCACGACAGTGGCGCCTACACCGGTGAGGTCTCGGCCTCGATGCTGGCCAAGCTGGGGTGCTCGTACGTCGTCGTCGGTCACTCCGAGCGCCGCGAGTACCACAACGAATCCGACGCCTTGGTCAGCGCCAAGGCGCACAAGGCGTACGACGCCAAGATGATCCCGATCGTGTGTGTCGGTGAAGGTCTCGACGTCCGCAAGGCTGGCGAGCAGGTGGCCTACACGTTGGCTCAGGTCGACGGCTCGCTCGCGGGCTTCTCGGCCAAGGACGTGGCGTCGCTGGTGATCGCGTACGAGCCGGTCTGGGCGATCGGCACCGGCGAGGTTGCCACTCCCGACGACGCGCAGGAGGTCTGCGCGGCCATTCGTGAGCGTGTGCGTGAGGTGCACGGCGACGAGGCGGCGGACTCCGTACGCGTGCTGTACGGCGGCTCGGTCAAGGCCGCCAACGTCGCGGCGATCATGGCGCAGCCCGACGTGGACGGCGCGCTCGTTGGGGGAGCGTCGCTGCAGGTCGACGAGTTCGGCGGAATCTGTCGCTTCTACGACCTGCCCGTTCTCTGA
- the secG gene encoding preprotein translocase subunit SecG, with amino-acid sequence MILAFTILLILTSLLMIVLVLLHKGRGGGMSDMFGGGVSSSLGGSSVAERNLDRFTVGVGLIWFASIIALGLTYAHG; translated from the coding sequence GTGATTCTTGCCTTTACCATCCTGCTGATCCTCACCAGCTTGCTGATGATCGTTCTCGTGCTGCTGCACAAGGGCCGCGGCGGCGGAATGTCCGACATGTTCGGCGGCGGGGTCTCCAGTTCTCTCGGCGGCTCGTCCGTGGCCGAACGCAACCTCGATCGTTTCACCGTCGGCGTCGGCCTAATCTGGTTCGCCTCGATCATCGCGCTCGGGTTGACGTACGCGCACGGCTGA
- a CDS encoding RNA polymerase-binding protein RbpA, producing MAGGGNAIRGSRVGAGPMGEAERGDAAPRQAVTFFCSHGHKAVVSFAIEAVPPETWDCPKCGLPASVDSENPPPAPKIEPYKTHLAYVKERRSDAEAKDILSDAVDLLRRRRKSGDIVF from the coding sequence TTGGCTGGTGGTGGCAACGCGATCCGGGGTAGCCGGGTCGGTGCTGGACCGATGGGTGAAGCCGAGCGCGGCGACGCAGCTCCGCGCCAGGCGGTCACCTTCTTCTGCTCGCACGGTCACAAGGCCGTGGTCAGTTTCGCGATCGAGGCGGTGCCGCCTGAGACGTGGGACTGCCCCAAGTGCGGCCTTCCGGCGTCGGTGGACAGTGAGAACCCGCCGCCGGCTCCGAAGATCGAGCCCTACAAGACGCACCTGGCGTACGTGAAGGAGCGCCGCTCCGACGCAGAGGCCAAGGACATCCTCAGCGACGCCGTCGACCTGCTCCGGCGGCGGCGCAAGTCCGGCGACATCGTCTTCTGA